One part of the Moorena sp. SIOASIH genome encodes these proteins:
- the glmU gene encoding bifunctional UDP-N-acetylglucosamine diphosphorylase/glucosamine-1-phosphate N-acetyltransferase GlmU, translating into MVAVAILAAGRGTRMKSDLPKVCHRLGSQTLVERVLNSCVSINPSRVIVICGYQSERVKESLSAYTNVEFVEQKEQLGTGHAVQQLLPYLADDTGDLLVLNGDVPLLRPDTIKQLLESHQAHNNGATILTAHVPNPTGYGRVFCDSNNQLQQIVEHRDCTDAQKQNHRINAGVYCFNWSQLALVLPKLSADNDQNEYYLTDTVTMVNPVMAVDVEDYHEILGINDRKQLAMAEQILQERVKDSWMKAGVTLINPNSITIDDSVQLQPDVTIEPQTHLRGKTVIGAGSRIGPGSLIENSQLGDKVTVLYSVVSDSVVQDGTRIGPYSHLRGNAQVGESCRIGNFVELKNTQIGDRTNASHLSYLGDATLGSRVNIGAGTITANYDGVKKHKTQIGDRTKTGSNSVLVAPLTLGEDVTVAAGSVVTKDVPNDSLVIARSRNQVVKPGWRLKTTEDANS; encoded by the coding sequence ATGGTTGCAGTAGCAATTCTAGCGGCAGGACGCGGAACTCGCATGAAATCTGACCTGCCCAAAGTCTGTCACCGTTTGGGTTCACAAACTCTAGTGGAGCGAGTGCTCAACAGTTGTGTTTCTATTAACCCCTCCAGAGTGATAGTGATTTGTGGCTATCAGAGTGAACGGGTAAAAGAAAGTCTGAGCGCCTACACCAATGTAGAATTCGTTGAACAGAAAGAGCAATTGGGTACTGGTCATGCCGTCCAGCAACTGTTGCCCTACTTGGCAGACGATACCGGAGACTTACTGGTCTTAAATGGTGATGTTCCCTTGTTGCGTCCCGACACGATTAAACAACTTTTAGAAAGCCATCAAGCCCATAACAATGGCGCTACGATCCTAACTGCCCATGTGCCAAATCCCACAGGCTATGGACGGGTTTTCTGTGATAGTAACAATCAGCTGCAACAGATTGTGGAACACCGGGATTGCACTGATGCTCAAAAGCAAAATCACCGCATCAATGCTGGTGTCTACTGCTTCAACTGGTCTCAATTGGCTTTGGTACTACCAAAACTCTCTGCGGATAATGACCAAAATGAGTATTACCTAACGGATACGGTTACCATGGTTAATCCAGTCATGGCAGTGGATGTGGAAGATTACCACGAAATTCTCGGGATTAATGACCGTAAACAGCTGGCCATGGCTGAGCAGATTTTGCAAGAGCGGGTTAAGGATAGCTGGATGAAGGCAGGGGTGACATTAATTAACCCAAACAGTATCACGATTGATGACTCTGTCCAATTGCAACCTGATGTCACCATCGAGCCCCAAACTCATTTGCGGGGTAAGACCGTGATTGGTGCTGGTAGCAGGATTGGCCCAGGGAGTCTGATTGAAAATAGCCAGTTGGGTGACAAGGTGACCGTGCTATATTCAGTGGTAAGTGATTCTGTGGTTCAAGATGGCACCCGTATTGGTCCGTATTCCCATCTTCGGGGTAATGCCCAAGTAGGAGAATCCTGCCGTATTGGAAATTTTGTGGAACTGAAAAATACTCAGATAGGCGATCGCACTAATGCCTCTCATCTATCTTATTTAGGAGATGCTACCCTAGGGTCCCGAGTGAATATTGGCGCAGGTACGATTACTGCCAATTACGATGGTGTTAAAAAGCATAAAACCCAGATAGGCGATCGCACTAAGACTGGTTCCAATAGTGTTCTGGTGGCACCACTAACTTTAGGAGAGGATGTCACTGTGGCAGCTGGTTCTGTGGTTACCAAGGATGTGCCAAACGATAGCTTGGTGATTGCTCGTAGTAGAAATCAGGTCGTTAAACCCGGTTGGCGATTAAAGACCACTGAAGATGCCAACAGCTGA
- a CDS encoding MnmC family methyltransferase: MPNNKVFTPEITADGSFTFFCSEIGESYHSRQGAIEEAQLKFVKPCQLAEKAQQPVLRLLDICYGLGYNTAAALAEIWTHNPHCHVQLVALELDSSVPEAAIAQGWLNHFPNAIPQLLEALATTGLVQTQQLQAQLYLGDARETIQQVQQANFQADAIFLDPFSPPNCPQLWTLEFIQHLAQCCSYTGRLATYSCAAAVRIALITAGFTIGSTIEVGNRQPGTVASFTEADLPSLSIREQEHLQTRAAVPYRDPNLSDSASDILHRRRHEQQNSLLEATSHWKKRWLREQRE; this comes from the coding sequence ATGCCCAATAACAAGGTATTCACACCGGAAATCACTGCTGATGGCTCATTCACCTTCTTTTGTTCAGAAATTGGTGAATCCTATCACAGCCGACAAGGTGCCATAGAAGAAGCCCAGCTGAAGTTTGTCAAACCCTGCCAACTAGCTGAAAAAGCCCAACAGCCAGTGCTACGGTTATTAGATATCTGTTATGGTCTAGGTTACAACACAGCTGCTGCCCTAGCGGAAATTTGGACACACAATCCCCACTGCCATGTCCAACTAGTTGCCCTAGAGTTAGACTCTAGCGTACCAGAAGCTGCGATCGCTCAGGGTTGGCTTAATCACTTTCCCAATGCTATCCCCCAACTATTAGAGGCTCTGGCAACCACTGGACTGGTTCAAACCCAGCAATTGCAAGCTCAACTCTATCTCGGTGATGCCAGAGAGACTATCCAACAGGTGCAACAAGCTAACTTCCAAGCCGATGCTATCTTTCTTGACCCCTTTTCCCCACCCAACTGTCCCCAATTGTGGACCCTAGAATTTATTCAACACTTAGCCCAATGTTGCTCATACACCGGTAGACTGGCGACCTACTCTTGTGCTGCAGCGGTTAGAATTGCTCTGATCACAGCTGGGTTTACTATTGGCTCTACCATTGAAGTGGGAAATCGGCAACCCGGTACTGTCGCTAGCTTTACTGAAGCTGATTTACCTAGCTTATCAATCCGAGAGCAAGAACATTTGCAAACTCGTGCCGCTGTACCTTACCGAGACCCTAATTTATCAGACTCAGCCTCAGACATTCTACACCGACGCCGCCATGAGCAGCAAAACTCTTTACTTGAAGCAACCTCCCATTGGAAAAAGCGTTGGTTGAGAGAGCAAAGGGAATAG